In Eubalaena glacialis isolate mEubGla1 chromosome 4, mEubGla1.1.hap2.+ XY, whole genome shotgun sequence, one DNA window encodes the following:
- the FNDC9 gene encoding fibronectin type III domain-containing protein 9: MNIEVGNVSYTGAVISWSSSEPCLEDYYHIMYRPNWNSIFSGYLRYSFHHEEKVPRTISSAVLEHLNPSTLYFLCISCKKILFPYRHYCTMFHTLDKSPLAAGSSLVDPQISLWVLMAILLACFTAVLAFICLQFWCIRCHEPRWSYRAGLMEEANGLVRWPEEAPGLGQGEEDLQGLPLVEVPRKNSGADAEPEAAAAAAEQNAPDVGALQREGGVHPAALPPFGE, translated from the coding sequence ATGAACATCGAGGTTGGGAACGTTTCTTATACGGGAGCCGTCATTTCCTGGTCGTCCTCGGAGCCCTGCCTGGAGGACTATTACCATATTATGTACAGGCCCAACTGGAACAGCATCTTCTCTGGCTATCTTCGCTACAGCTTCCACCACGAGGAGAAGGTGCCTCGAACAATCAGCTCCGCGGTGCTGGAACACCTCAACCCTTCCACTCTCTACTTCCTGTGCATCAGCTGCAAGAAGATCCTCTTCCCCTACAGGCACTACTGCACCATGTTCCACACCCTGGATAAGAGTCCACTGGCTGCTGGAAGTTCCCTGGTGGACCCCCAGATCTCCCTTTGggtgctgatggccattctgctgGCCTGCTTCACGGCAGTCTTAGCCTTCATCTGCCTCCAGTTCTGGTGTATCCGTTGCCATGAGCCTCGATGGTCTTACAGAGCCGGCCTCATGGAGGAAGCCAATGGCCTGGTGAGATGGCCAGAGGAGGCCCCGGGTCTGGGTCAGGGGGAGGAAGACCTGCAGGGGCTCCCCCTGGTGGAAGTGCCACGCAAGAACTCCGGAGCTGACGCGGAACCAGAAGCCGCAGCCGCAGCGGCTGAACAGAATGCCCCCGACGTGGGTGCCCTGCAGAGGGAGGGCGGTGTTCATCCTGCCGCACTGCCTCCTTTTGGGGAGTGA